Proteins from a single region of Synchiropus splendidus isolate RoL2022-P1 chromosome 3, RoL_Sspl_1.0, whole genome shotgun sequence:
- the si:ch211-196f5.2 gene encoding uncharacterized protein si:ch211-196f5.2, whose translation MAADESKSLQDSEEGHNEQGEETEVQRAELDWEIPMLVLLPIQVEADTTHQPFPFLDTTLADLGIQESEVKERVVWVDTKKTQVKNKAGKVKEKETTILEVRVKAQKPGDKNLQEVLYSTEAHTDRSFCRTGVNILPWKQQNPETGLESVKVSVSTEDQPHIIAQEHKDRGI comes from the exons ATGGCAGCAGATGAGAGCAAATCCCTGCAGGACAGCGAAGAGGGCCACAATGAGCAGGGGGAAGAGACTGAGGTGCAGCGGGCTGAGCTGGACTGGGAGATCCCCATGTTGGTGttgctgcccatccaagtggaGGCCGACACCACCCATCAACCCTTCCCCTTTCTGGACACCACACTGGCCGACCTTGGCATTCAAGA GTCAGAGGTGAAAGAGAGGGTGGTTTGGGTCGACACCAAGAAGACCCAAGTGAAAAACAAGGCAgggaaggtgaaggagaaagaGACCACCATCCTAGAG GTGCGAGTTAAAGCCCAGAAACCGGGAGACAAGAACCTGCAGGAGGTGCTGTACAGCACAGAGGCCCACACGGACCGATCATTCTGCCGTACCGGGGTCAACATTCTGCCCTGGAAGCAGCAGAACCCAG AAACTGGACTGGAGTCTGTCAAAGTTTCTGTCAGCACCGAAGACCAGCCGCACATTATCGCTCAGGAGCACAAGGATAGGgggatttaa
- the ipo4 gene encoding importin-4, producing MADMTQELEHILAQMTQPDNALIQQATVQLKQAFKDPNIIPALCAVMGGSQNPQVRQSAAVMLRMRVKKRWKKINPNDRESLKTVVLQVFMQETEHTVQHSLSQLCAVMVKHETPDRWPALLQLLRQATESSNPHDRQVGLLLLNKVIDSNPEPFQPHYCQLLRLFSTVLQDHNNPAALYYCILTLTAITAYTGTQEIHQMRNIIPSLIVALKHLIKADENQASEAMEVFNELMESEVSIIVPHVSDMVRFWLEVGSDTTLSDSLRVKALSCIAFLIKLKSKTVLKQKLLNPILQAVFPVLTAEPPPGEEDPEDEEDDTGDDEDNDNPKHCAAQIIDTMALHMPPETLFKHLMPLTQSCLVSPNPYQRKGGLMCLAVLAEGCADHIRTKMLSSVLQTVCQSLSDSNQVVRSAALFALGQFSEYLQPEVSKYCAELMPLLLGYLSSLNEAKIGHVTKAFYALENFMENLEKDIEPYLSTVMDTMLSVLNNTDNPKIKELTVSAIGAIANAAKELLVPYFPPVIESLKGFLTATTDEMRTLQTQSLDTLSVLARTIGKDVFTPLAAECVQLGLNLTEAIDDPDLRRCTYRLYSAVSTVSPDCLTPYLTPITTFMLMALKSNEGVTAHFEEDKTFVLLDDDDEDDEDNEKDGVNDVEISLEDDSEADIHDATGFSVENAYIDEKEDACDALGEIAYNTGAIFLPFLESSFQQVYEMRDFPHEDVRRSAFGAMGQFCRTLHNVWKENCTEANYQALHKLIDVLLPCFFDTVRTETERHVVMGVLEAMNNVIKTCKAEVFKNPAYLKEVSHVIRDVLKKETACQDAGGDEGDDDEQQAEYDSMLQECAGEGIPLVASAVPAESFAPFLNDLLPLIISRTKSSATVADKSFYIGTIGEILEALVGVTGGRGLAGRLSNRLLPVLVVGMKDADSEVRNNSAFGLGCLAEAAGPIVTSDYPMMLSVFSNMLVRESNPRVIDNVCAALCRMMISNVDAVPLEQVVPAVVTRLPLKKDMEENKTVFRCLTMLYTHSPAMIVGLMKPIVACSSSVLGNKKVDEEAQKIFAGLMIQFAQNHPSDFQAAATSLPAEHQADLRAAVGTS from the exons ATGGCTGACATGACACAGGAACTCGAACACATTCTGGCTCAGATGACGCAGCCTGACAATGCGCTCATTCAGCAG GCCACCgtccagctgaaacaagcatttAAAGACCCCAACATTATCCCAGCTCTGTGTGCTGTCATGGGAGGCTCCCAAAACCCCCAg GTGCGACAGTCTGCTGCAGTGATGCTCAGAATGAGAGTGAAGAAACGCTGGAAGAAGATAAACCCAAATGACAGAGAAAG TCTGAAGACGGTGGTGTTGCAGGTGTTCATGCAAGAAACAGA acACACAGTGCAGCACTCGCTGTCTCAACTGTGCGCGGTGATGGTCAAACATGAGACCCCGGACCGCTGgcctgctctgctgcagctccttcGTCAGGCTACTGAGAGCAGTAATCCGCATGACAGACAG GTCGGCCTTCTGCTCCTGAACAAGGTGATCGATTCAAACCCGGAGCCTTTCCAGCCTCACTACTGCCAGCTGTTGCGTCTGTTCAGCACGGTGTTGCAGGATCATAACAATCCAGCTGCCTTGTATTACTGCATCCTCACCCTCACTGCCATCACCGCGTACACCGGCACCCAAGAGATC CACCAGATGCGTAACATCATTCCAAGTTTGATTGTTGCTTTGAAACATCTGATAAAAGCAGACGAG AATCAAGCCAGTGAAGCCATGGAGGTGTTCAACGAGCTCATGGAGAGTGAAGTGTCCATCATTGTGCCTCATGTTTCTGATATGGTCCGCTTTTGGTTGGAG GTGGGCAGTGACACCACACTGAGTGATTCACTGAGAGTGAAGGCTCTGTCATGCATCGCTTTTCTGATCAAGCTCAAGAGCAAG ACGGTGTTGAAGCAGAAGCTACTGAATCCAATTCTGCAAGCTGTGTTCCCTGTCCTGACTGCTGAGCCTCCACCAGGTGAGGAAGAcccagaggatgaagaggacgacactggtgatgatgaagacaacGACAATCCCAAACATTGTGCTGCCCAG ATAATTGACACTATGGCTCTTCACATGCCACCAGAAACATTGTTCAAACACCTG ATGCCGCTCACACAATCATGCCTGGTCAGTCCGAATCCCTATCAGAGGAAGGGAGGACTGATGTGTCTTGCTGTTTTGGCTGAAGGATGTGCCGATCATATACGCACCAA GATGCTGTCCTCCGTGCTGCAGACGGTGTGTCAGAGTCTGTCTGACAGTAATCAAGTTGTCCGCAGTGCTGCGTTATTCGCTCTCGGACAGTTTTCTGAGTATTTACAG CCTGAGGTGAGCAAATATTGCGCAGAGTTGATGCCTTTGCTGCTGGGTTACCTGTCCTCCTTGAACGAAGCCAAAATTGGTCACGTTACAAAGGCTTTTTATGCCCTTGAGAACTTCATGGAGAATTTAG AAAAGGATATTGAGCCCTACTTGTCTACCGTCATGGACACAATGCTGTCTGTCCTCAACAACACAGACAACCCAAAGATAAAAGAGCTCACAGTGTCTGCCATCGGTGCCATCG CTAATGCTGCCAAGGAGTTGCTGGTTCCCTATTTCCCTCCAGTCATTGAAAGTCTGAAGGGTTTTCTGACTGCCACCACTGATGAAATGAGGACTCTTCAAACTCAATCCTTGG ATACTCTCTCTGTGCTCGCTCGTACCATCGGCAAAGACGTCTTCACTCCTCTGGCTGCAGAGTGTGTTCAGCTCGGCCTCAATCTTACCGAGGCCATCGATGACCCCGACCTCAGGCGCTGCAC GTACCGCTTGTACTCTGCCGTGTCCACTGTGAGCCCGGACTGCCTGACTCCGTATCTCACGCCCATCACCACCTTCATGCTGATGGCCCTGAAGTCGAACGAGGGCGTCACG GCCCATTTTGAAGAGGATAAGACTTTTGTTCtgctggatgatgatgatgaagatgatgaagataatgaaaAAGATGGCGTGAATGATGTTGAAATTTCTTTGGAGGACGACTCCGAGGCAGATATCCATGATGCTACAGG GTTCAGTGTGGAAAATGCTTACATTGATGAGAAAGAAGACGCTTGTGATGCTCTTGGAGAAATTGCCTACAACACGGG TGCCATCTTCCTGCCGTTCCTGGAGTCAAGCTTCCAGCAGGTTTACGAGATGAGAGAT TTTCCTCATGAGGATGTTCGCCGGTCAGCATTCGGGGCGATGGGGCAGTTTTGCCGAACTTTGCACAACGTGTGGAAGGAGAACTGCACCGAAGCCAACTACCAAG CGCTGCACAAGCTGATAGATGTGCTGTTGCCTTGCTTTTTTGATACGGTGAGGACAGAGACGGAGCGACATGTCGTGATGGGAGTCCTTGAAGCCATGAATAATGTCATCAAGACCTGCAAGGCTGAGGTGTTCAAAAACCCTGCATACCTCAAAGAGGTCAGCCATGTCATTCGTGACGTGCTGAAGAAGGAG ACTGCGTGTCAGGATGCTGGTGGTGATGAaggcgatgatgatgaacaaCAG GCGGAGTATGACTCCATGCTGCAAGAATGTGCTGGTGAGGGAATTCCTCTGGTGGCGTCAGCGGTTCCTGCTGAGAGCTTCGCTCCATTCCTCAATGATCTGCTACCGCTTATCATAAGTAGAACT AAATCCTCAGCAACAGTGGCAGACAAGTCTTTCTATATCGGAACTATTGGGGAAATCCTGGAGGCACTGGTGGGCGTCACAGGCGGCCGGGGCCTCGCGGGCCGACTATCCAATCGTTTGCTCCCAGTGCTGGTCGTCGGGATGAAAGACGCCGATTCAGAAGTTCGGAACAACAGTGCCTTCGGGCTCGGGTGCTTGGCTGAAGCAGCGGGTCCCATCGTGACATC GGATTACCCCATGATGCTCTCAGTGTTTTCTAACATGCTGGTGAGAGAGTCCAACCCCCGGGTGATCGACAACGTGTGTGCTGCTCTCTGCAGGATGATGATCAGCAATGTGGACGCCGTGCCCCTGGAGCAG GTTGTTCCAGCTGTAGTCACTCGTCTTCCTCTTAAGAAAGACATGGAGGAGAACAAGACAGTGTTCCGTTGCCTGACGATGCTCTACACACATAGCCCTGCAATG aTCGTGGGCTTGATGAAGCCGATTGTTGCCTGTTCCAGTAGTGTCCTGGGAAACAAGAAGGTGGATGAAG AAGCACAGAAAATCTTTGCTGGGCTGATGATCCAGTTTGCTCAGAACCACCCCTCTGACTTCCAGGCAGCTGCAACATCACTGCCTGCAGAGCATCAGGCCGATCTCCGGGCTGCTGTCGGCACATCTTAG